In Astyanax mexicanus isolate ESR-SI-001 chromosome 5, AstMex3_surface, whole genome shotgun sequence, a single window of DNA contains:
- the mtx2 gene encoding metaxin-2 — MSLAAEAFVSQMAAAEPWPENATLYQPLREDQILLSDCASSLAVQAYLRMCNLPVRVSCRANAEYMSPSGKVPFIHVGNQVVSELGPIVQFTKAKGHSLSDGLDDVQRAEMKAYMELVNNMLLTAELYIQWCDDTTSSEISRPRYSSPYSWPLNHILAYQKQWEVRRKMNAIGWAGKSLEQVYEDVSQCCQALSQRLGTQPYFFNKQPTELDALVFGHLFTILTTRLTSDELSEKIKSYSNLLSFCRRIEQTYFEEQDRDSQSGASHHSKGPSLI; from the exons ATGTCTCTGGCTGCTGAGGCTTTCGTCTCTCAGATGGCAG ctGCTGAGCCATGGCCTGAAAATGCCACACTCTATCAGCCATTGAGAG AGGATCAGATCCTTCTGTCTGATTGTGCATCCTCTTTGGCAGTTCAG GCGTACCTAAGGATGTGCAACCTACCAGTGCGAGTGTCTTGCCGTGCTAATGCTGAGTACATGTCACCATCAG GGAAGGTTCCTTTCATTCATGTCGGTAATCAGGTTGTTTCAGAGTTGGGACCAATAGTGCAGTTCACAAAAGCAAAG GGCCACTCTTTGAGTGATGGCCTGGATGATGTTCAGAGAGCAGAGATGAAGGCCTATATGGAGCTGGTCAACAACATGCTGCTCACAGCTGAG CTGTATATTCAGTGGTGTGATGATACCACATCTTCAGAG ATCTCAAGGCCACGGTACAGTAGTCCATATTCGTGGCCTCTTAATCACATCCTTGCCTATCAGAAGCAGTGGGAGGTTCGTCGGAAAATGAACGCTATTGGCTGGGCAGGAAAAAGTCTTGAACAG GTGTACGAGGATGTTAGCCAGTGTTGTCAGGCTCTCTCCCAGCGACTTGGGACTCAGCCCTACTTTTTCAACAAGCA GCCAACCGAGCTGGATGCCCTGGTCTTTGGTCATCTATTCACAATCCTGACCACCCGTCTCACCAGTGATGAACTTAGTGAGAAGATTAAGTCCTACAGCAACCTTCTCTCCTTCTGCCGACGTATTGAACAGACATATTTTGAGGAACAGGACAGAGACAGCCAGTCAGGAGCCTCACACCACTCAAAAGGCCCCTCCCTTATTTGA